Sequence from the Bacillus rossius redtenbacheri isolate Brsri chromosome 9 unlocalized genomic scaffold, Brsri_v3 Brsri_v3_scf9_1, whole genome shotgun sequence genome:
ttggttaggttagctgcattaaaagtACTGTTAAATCATTCGAACGGTTGTTTAGGAACCTCTAATTTAAAATGTTGCCaagttaacctaaccaaccgtcctttatattttgtagtatttttaatgATGTCAAACCAATTGTTCTCACATTTTCAAATTATTGTTAATgtatctaaccttacctaactaaCCGATAACACATGTGCAAAAAAGGATAATAGTCTTACAGAGCGACTTTTCCGTAAAACAAtgataaaattccgaaaatacctttTTTGTTCACTATAGATGTTAATACATTTACCCTGAAAACGCTTTTATATTCCTACTTTTTTTCTGAGAAACTACAGTATAGATTTCATTACAGTACCTGTGCATTGATGTGGCtgccatcatttttttttctcacgtggatgtgtgtgtgtatgatttGGAGAACTTTAGTTAAATTGTGAAAATGGTTGATTACATTaggctagctacattaaaaattgctttaaaacaatgtggtcatttggttgggttagtagagttaaatataaaatactgtgaaatcatgtgattagttggttaggtcaggatagcctCATATTAAAAAGGTAATTCCTAAGAAAccagaaaacatattttatagtatttttaatgagcTATACTAACCCAATCAACCATCcataatgttttcaagtatttttaatgtagctaatctaacatAATCAACCATTCTCGCGATTTAACTCAAGTTCTCTAAATCACATTTACAAATAGGACCACACGGGAAAGCGAAAAATTGCGGTAGTCATGTCAGTGCATAGGCATTGTAAGGTACCTAAGTTACAAacggtgatttctcagaaaccagttggTATTCTGAAACTGTGTTtccagggtaaatacaggaacatgTCTAGTGttatgaaaaaagtattttcagaaatGAATTTTTACTTCACAGAAAAGCCGTGCTGTAGGAATATTACCCAAATAAGTTATATATAGCTTACCTAAACATTTATTCCCATgattcttctttatttttttatgtacataaccTATCATCATTTATTTAAACAGTTGTAAATAACTTGAAGTATCAAAATGCACTCTCATAGAATGATTGGAAAACAtgttgagaatttaaaaaaaaattatttggattttaatttttttatagaaagaGGCCCTCCAGAAACAAGGGTTTTGCACTCCTCCTGCCAACAACATACATGTGTTTATAACGAATTAACATGTGGTGTTAAATAATGGCTTTTTGCAAAAACAGTGATTTTGTTATCATCTTATTACAGCAGTTATGTAATGGATCGTTGAAATGTAGTAGAAAATATAAACTCTTCTCTCGGCAGTTCCATACCACGTGCAAGGAATCTTAAGAGCTTGCTTTGCTTCCTCCAGCCAGACAAGCAACAACGgtagagttgggggggggggggggggggacattgtAATGGATGGTCAAAGGGGAGCTATATCTGTAAGAAAATTATCTTCCAAAGACAAAGCTATTTAGTCTATTTAGTCAGACAGTGCGACGGTAGCGGTGTGTTGGAAAATGTGCGCTGTAAATCTCTAAGTAGTAAGATGcttgaagaaaaatataaattatctttatatcttatatatacatatatatatttttttctaatgtttATCAAAAGCAGGAATTTCACAAATGGCTTATGGgttgggaataaaaaaaataatatattttataaaccatGTTAATGTACGCAACTTGGATGTGGTTAAATATGCAATTTAGTAGTTAGGTATTATTACAAGCTTTCTATGATTGCGGTATTTTATAAGGTAATTGTTCTGTATTACGTATTCACGTTCattccttgatcctgatggcattatCCTGTACCTATACATTAATCATGATAGTACATAATAGAATGCTATAAGACCCTTGTGAAACAAATCACAATACCTACAAACAAATTAAGTCAGGTCTTGTGGAAAATTTTTTTCGTATTCAACTTATCATAATTTGTTCTTTTACCACAGTTTTTGTTCCGTATGTTAAGGATCTTTaggtacaaaaattaaaacattatcatGTACCgaaggatcatgccatcagaatcaagGGATGATTTGGGATATGTGATATGGATCTTTTACTGTGTTTATCTTAAAATTCCAAGAGCTTTtattatttgtgttcacatttttgatactttaaatgttttgttaaccGATTTTGAATACATACTACATTTTGCCCCTGtcatatgtaattatttttgacaaatctatagagacctgcaaatttcgcggattcattcggtgataggctagaattcaaacacatatatctcttggataattttgctattggcttactgttcatctggacgaatctcaaccagttataaaccctcgaccaaagaaggatcgaatcacagacaaaccagctgagacgacttacaagtcggcagacaatgaacttgcgttatttgcccgagtgtacagggggaatgtgcagtctatcctgaaggccatcgaaaccgcgaattttgcaggtctctacaaatctAGTATTTCCTTTCAGAGGCGTGAGTTTTACTTGGTTTTCCCCAGCGTGTAGCCAGCATCGCCTTTGGTTCTCAGGTTTACTCCGACCTGAACGTAATCACCAACAAGGTGACTGCGGAGGAGAGGCGGCAAGCGCCGCACCACCTGCTGGACGTGGTGAGCCCCTCGCGCCAGTTCACGGTCGTCGACTTCCGGAACATGGCCGTGCCCCTCGTCGAGGGCCTGCTGGAGAGGAACGTGCTGCCGGTGGTTGTGGGCGGCACCAACTACTACATAGAGTCGGTGCTGTGGAAGACGCTGGTGGTGGGACCGAGGCAGAAGAGGGAGCACGACTCCGTCGGGGAACTGGAGGAGATTCGCAAGAGGTGGAAGGTTGACGTGGACGAACGCAAGCACATTCCAACGTCCGAACTGCACAATCAGCTGAAGAAGGTTGACCCAGAGATGGCCAGCATGTTGCATCCAAACAATCGGCGAAAAATCATCAGGTAGTTTCCTCActcttaaattattaaataaattttatctttttttttaaatctttctatCTGACAGTTATTAGAGACTGACTCACAAAGTCACACTTTGGATATTGGGAAAGGATACGCCCATGGCCAGTGGTGGTCCTAGACGTTGCAGGCCCCAGGCCATTCACTTTCGGTGGACCATAATGTTTAGTAGAGGGGCTTAATGGGGGCCTGAAGGCGTATGGAATGTTAGCCAGAAGTAAAGAGGTGGAAAACTTTAAAGAGGTGGAAAATTTGGGAAGATAAACTTTGTAAAACAACGTTTTATAAcaaacctggaacttaaattttgacaatggttttgctcatttatcttaagaaattttgattatcttattaaaatgtaaatcaCTTACATTCacattatttatgtaattaatagGGATCTTCAATTTAAGGAAAAGATTTTACATATCAAGTTTGTTACAATCCAGACCTCAGGGTAGCTCACAATTGGTCTAGTTTGCAGAACGTAAAATACTTGAAGAATTTTTCTGGGCACAAGAACTATTTCAGTTCCATAGAATTTTACTTTTTGAGGTTATGGCTGTTTAACTTGAAGAATACCTCGCATAAATAAAGGAACTCACGAATAAAGTTTGTcgatttatttttctctttatgAAACACTGAACACTGCCGCCATGTTACGACACTCTAAACTTTACTTTATTAACACAAGAAACTTgcagtacaataaaaaaaaactttctcaaacaATTTCATTGAATAACAAAACACGTTAATGGCTGTGAAAATGGACCATGATCCTTTCCAGTTTCACCCTCAAGACTCATCGCATGATCTATTTTCCCATATGAGATTCAGATCTTTCTCATTTTCTAATATCATGTAAGGGattgtccattaatcacgtgaggctcgaaaagggcggggggggggggggggggggggtcgggaaaaaacacgaaatatcacaaggggggaggggggtgtagagagatatcacgtgtatttattttttcgcacgatttctactaaaccgaaaagcgacccgtgaccttgactcgccgtagccaggcaacaatatccccgcccgccgcaacatgaaccacccggctcggcttgccagtcgctagtaagactgtgattttggcgccgaatacatgcgtaaatcacatataagcctttcctttattatttttatcccagtgagaataaacctgcaaccttaatgtgtgtctggacatttttatcactgtgcttaattttccagaattaaattagattatacctatatttaaatataatattctgaaattattaaaaatatttagtaccaaaaaaatacacacaatttattggggggggggggggggggggaagtagtctgaaacctcaccacaaatcagtaggggggagggggggttaaaaatttgctaaaaaaacatcacgtgattaatggacgacccctaactgGCAAAACTATTACATCAGCCGGTTTTCAGGCAAATCCTAGCAACTAATACAAAAGAAATACatgaaatcacacaaaaacttTAATGAGTTAGCAAAATTAAAGTATCTTCAAACGAGATTTTCATAAGAAAGAAAACAAACATTCAGAAATGTTAAATAAGATAAATAATGTAACTTATGTCCATAAAACATATTATTGCAAATGCACAAATACTTCTCGAAAGGACAAACAGCTGCTATTTACAAAATGATGGAAAATGTAACCAAGTGTCATTTCTGatcataaaaatgttataaagcATAAGTAAACTTATTTACAAAGTGAGAAGTACAGTATCAAAAAGGGCCGGTGGCGACCTTGGGCGGTTGCCCGGCCCGCCTGGCCCTGTAGCAACCTTCGTCCATGGCCTACGTAAGGTATCATCCCTGCAGTTCCCTGAAGTGATTACAGGAAACCATGAAAAACCGAAGTGGTATGTCCTAACCGGGATGGAAACCCAGCTCCTATGGAATGCAAGTTCAGTGTGGTACCGCCTTGCTACATTTTTGctttaaattataagtttttaGTGTAACgttcattttgtacttttcaatGGGTTAGcttagagaaaaaatatataaagaaattatgAATCTTAAATAGAAGGGAATATAGGAAATTTATATTGCACAAGCATCACACGAAGACCTAAAAAATATAGGAAGGTCGTataaaaaacacataatttttttttatattcggtaTCTGTAGTATCAaccttgttaaaaatatttacctagtatttgttatttttatagttgTGTATTAATTATCTCCTGTAGCATGTAACTAATGCTAGGTTCTAATTATTTAACGCAGGCAATTGCAGTTTATGTGGCTACACATGTTGACGTGAACAAGAACGCTTTGTTGGGCTGCGAAATGAAACGGTGACGGTGAGCTGCAGGCTGCGGAAAGTGTTGTCGCTTGTTGTGGCTGTCCTCCAGAGTGTGTCCGGGTGTTCCCCCAGGTCGCTGCAGGTGTTTGCGCAGGAAGGCAGGACGCACAGCTCCATCCTGAGGCAGCAGCGTGAGGAGGGGGGCACGGACCTCGGCGGCCCTCTCAGGTTCCCCCACTCCTGCCTCCTGTGGCTGCAGTGTGAACAGGAGGTGGGTTCATGGCTcctgtgctctgtgctctgttGCTCTAACCTGCGGCCAGCCCGGGGATTTTTGGGTCTTTGCGGCCAACGGACAATGTCTCGGCGACCTTCACAAGTACGAGGCGCTGAGTTCAAGGAAGACTTTTGTGACTACTCAATGTTTATTGGATACAGTTTATAAATTATGCAAAAACTGTCTCCTTAGCCCATTTATTTCATCTAAAGAGCAATTGGTTcaaataaaagtgtaaaaaataaaaaattgtaacaatgtGAAAGGGTTTGTCCAtcacaaaattaaattgtaaagtcaatgttaaaatttaaaaaaaatctaatatgttttaatataattttgaaccACAATTCTTAGTTTTATAAAATGTGCTTTATAAACTTTGATAAAAATTGGTTGACAGATAgtaagtaatttataaaaatgttttatctatatgtcagttattttttttattagtattttgtGATAAAAACTCTGACAATAAGATTTGTTACTTGTACATATTAGTATTGGTGTGAAACAATATGgtaatttaatgttttcattttctaccaaacattttcaaaactgttgctttttgaatattttttctttaGACTTAGTTAAGAGTAGATATCCACTTTTGTGACATTTTCCTCCCTTCTTTTCTGTtgaaacaaaactgtttttttttttttttttttttttttagttgtacatTTTTGGGAGTGGATGAAGTTATACTCATGAGTAATGTGAAAAGTATAAACAGATAGATtttgcaattatatttttttgtggagAGGGTTTTTAGGTATATAATGAACACACAGTTAGAGCAGTCAAGTACAAAgcttagaagaagaaaaaaacataaatgtttgtATGTGCTATAAAGCCTATAAAACTCCCCCACTGTGCACTTTACAGTGCAGTAGACAACACAGCTTATTTATATATCGGATATCCGTGTTGAAAAGAAACACAGATACAACTTAAATGCTCTAGTTTATTAAGTGAATGATGTACTAAGgttttctggaattttttgatgtgataacatcttataaattgatgaacgccggctgcacgcacgaaaaagcatgactcattgccacgttccgcctgagccgagcgtgcaagaaccggccaacaggttaaggcgggctttttgaaagcagcaatttaaaaaaatttgctttatttgtgcaatttcgtcatttcaaattaacaatttattgacattgttttgatttcagtttatttctataactaattgttcataattatatttaaacaaattatttaaattatattagcaaaatctgtaaataatatttgaaaaagaaaaagtatgcaatttttcaataatgttgtcttatgacgttatcacgtaaaattatcgtccgtaatacgactttacagactaccccCTTTTTTAAAATAGCATTTTTACTAACAATAGATTGTTTTTTTTCTCCAGGTGCTAGATAAGAGGCTGGATGCGAGAGTGGACACGATGCTGGAACAAGGACTGGTCAAAGAGCTGCTGGAGTTCCATCGCCAGTACAACCAGGAGCGGATGGCCTCTGGTGCTCAACCAGACTACACTGTTGGGATCTTCCAGTCCATTGGCTTCAAAGAGTTTCATGGTGAAGGCAGTAGTGCATATATACTCTTTTAAGGATAAATACTTATACTTTTCCATAATTTGGTTTAAAGTCCTAGATGTGAATGCACTGCACAAGAGAATGCCTCTCATCTTGCGTGGCGACTAAACAGAACATAAAAAAATGGGATTAAGACACAGTTCAGGCTCATTAAATTGGTGAAGCGCAAtattagagggaaaaaaaaaaacaacataattaaGTTGTTTTCAAAGctgtttgcaaaatttaaaaattttcttggcAACATAAAGTTTTGCGCAAAATGTGTGTATTTACCACGAGTGAATTGACGTCATTTCTGAAAGCATAATGTGGTATACtggtatataataatataatatatttgtaaCGCAGGAAACAGTTTCATTAACAAAGTATTTGATATCACCATTATAGTACTTTTTTTCTAATGCAGAGCCAGTCAATAGAATTGATGAATTTCATAAATATGATATGGAATGTCTTTTATGTAGTTTATGTAATACCACTTCAAGTACACCAATAATCTCAATAGTTCCAAGCAGCAAAGTTGGTTCAGCAAGCATTAATCTGGTTAATAATGACTCTTTTTCAATTTGGGAAAAACTTGGTTTCACTGAGAATGTAAAAACAAATTGTTTACATTtgggttttaataattttatagtttagggGTTTAGGCCATGAAATAATTGTTTAATGGTATGAGAAGATATCTTACAGTGTGTTTTGTGTACCTTTGCTTTGTTtctttatttacatttacataatttagtTGGTTTTATAATATCAAAAAATTTACACATTGTGTATTTTGTGTATGTAATGACTTTTGATAGTAGTTAGtgtgccacttttttttttttagtacatatgCCTTACCATGTGTTTGCATGATTCAACAGTAAATTACCTTAGTtagttttttgaaatttttgaggttatagaGATGATCACAGATGTAAACCTAAATTATTCAAGAGATTTTTGGAGTGGTTTTTAGAATGATCACATGTAGATGTAGACCTAACTACTCCTAAATTTTTCAAGATTTACGAGATGGTTTTTAGAACTTAAGActgttattataaaattaaaaacatcttAAGTTGTAAAGCATAGACTATAGAATAcaaatttaatggaaaaaaaaaaaaggggggggggggatttttttaACTGCATTTCAGAGCATAAATATTTTACACCAACTTTTGGCACTGCATCTATTTTTACACTAATTTTGCATGGCTTTGCTTTATTTTAACTTGCTTTTAGTcagttatatttacaattttttggatTAACTAGACATAGgtatatgtatatgtaatttaaattatatctttAAAATGGTCAGCTCAGgtgttaaaataccaaatttactttcatttaattttggttttaattaTAAACACCTTTTTATTCTTATCTCcattttcatttcattattttgtcTCCTTGTTGAACAGGGACAATTGGTTTGTAGCAGTTTTATATTAGGACGGAAAAGTAATGTTTGTTGATTTTATACTTATACTATGTTCCAGATTATTTAATTCTGCCTGAAGCTGAGCGGAACGCAGACAGAGGAAAGGAGCTGTTCGAGAAAGGTGTAGAAGATTTGAAACTGGCTACTCGTCGTTATGCTCGTCGCCAGCTGAAGTGGATCCGCAACCGTTTCCTCCGGGAGCCCAACAGACAGGTTCCGAACGTGTATGGCCTGGATGCCACGGACCCTCTGCAGTGGGACGAGAAGGTACCGACACTTGTCGCTGGGGCAAGCACACTTTTATAGCCTTCTGTTCAGGGGGCATGTTGTAtttgctcgcgtaaaggcccctgcccgcgtatacgccccccccccccccccctccttgttttataaacatttttgagaaaaaatttaaaaacgtctttttctgggtttatctgagggcagggcagcttggcatgcatcaaacagcaagccatgtattgtgagcagcgggaggtgattttgtaagcggcagtgatacagagactggtattatagtttgtccgctctcagtaggactgtcgtgaggcgtgacagacgtacgcagttagtcgtatctcaaacgacataaaagataaagaaagctggactcgcacgcttgtgttgatgtgcagtgttgtcggagaagaagaggggaagtgaagaaggaagggaagtgggttgtatttctaacactcctttgtctggttggctggctagctggcaggagggaggttaagcaacgcctctgcctctcccccctgcggactcgctgcctctccctcctgccgcgtcgctgcctcccccacccTGCCTTATTATAACAAAGACGCATgacttgccagtcgttccgccagctgtttcatttaatcaaaatttaattggcgtttaaataagttgtggctgtatttcattttgcttttattaaatgttagtttttcatacttgaaaaaaagataaatcttttttttcctccaaattcgcgtgtaggccccctccccttttttggagtcgaaaatttggagggaaaaaaaggggggcctttacgcgagtaaatactgtatttactgaTAGTTCAGAACAGTGGTAAGGTACTGGACGTACATCCAGAAGAACCTGGGACAGAATCCCAGTCCAGAAATTCTCGTTTCAGTGTTTTGAATTTCCCAAAATCACTGCAGGTGAATGCTTTGATAGTTCCATTATATAGTCTGCGACTGATAAGTAGGATTCTGGTATGCACAGCggagtaaatttttatttttagggaaAATATACCACCtaaattctatttttattttacgcCTCTGTTTATGCTCGGGTATACACAACAGAGCTTATGTTAAGGTGTCCTGAAAACggatattttttgtatttttttttttgcagaaagcTTTTTaccttatttattttatcattgaaactttattttgcataagattaaaaaattattaatgttaattttagtaCTAAGCAGTGATAATTATGACCTCATTATTGTGTAGATGAAATTCATATAgatataactaggggcatgcagatttcacgaaaagatttcgagactatctgtacgttaaaacactgtagcatcgtctgtgtctcgtgattgggtgagtttctcccagatacatatcgattgtaacaacaccaatcacagaaattcagcgcggaagaaaacgcgtcctgaatggctccgccaaataaggcaacgacttctctcgcagacggttgccaatcacaaggaagaaaccacgggtgcgggtgtaccttgttgcagtctaataggcattcagatcttttcgcgaaaaatgcctgcccctagataTAACTTATTACCAGTGATTACATAAGGTGCTGGAACATGACTACTTTCATTTTGTAGTTGTGGGAAATTACACTCATGTTTCCTTCTTTGCACCTTCACCCTGTACTCCATAAAACCTGTGATTATCTACTTCTTTCCTTCCGAGTTGAGCTACTGAACAACTGAATAAACTTAGAGTGAAGAAGTCTACTCTGTGGCCGCTACCCAGAAGCCAAGTAGTTATTGGTTGTGTCCATGCAAGAAAGTCTACGATCCAACCTACATTTATATTGTGGCTGTGCTGTTTTTAGAATCCGTGAACCCTTACAGACTATTTGTCCACTGAAGTGGAGTTTATACAAAGTTTTAATGCATGGGTCAGTGTGTACATTATAGTAGACATCATACTTTTTATGGCtgtaatataaataaacgttttgaagtgaaacttctttgggccaATATgcgtaaaatttcaaggccgaatttgaATGCAAAATTTTCGTGAAATATTGCTGTGAAACGTTTTTGATGTGAAAAAGACAAAGAATAGACACTTAGTATTTTGAAGTCAGTAATAATGTTGTAggttcatgtttattaattaattttaattttaatcaat
This genomic interval carries:
- the LOC134542612 gene encoding tRNA dimethylallyltransferase-like, yielding MSRLPVVVILGATGSGKSRLAIEIAKKYGGEILSADSMQVYSDLNVITNKVTAEERRQAPHHLLDVVSPSRQFTVVDFRNMAVPLVEGLLERNVLPVVVGGTNYYIESVLWKTLVVGPRQKREHDSVGELEEIRKRWKVDVDERKHIPTSELHNQLKKVDPEMASMLHPNNRRKIIRSLQVFAQEGRTHSSILRQQREEGGTDLGGPLRFPHSCLLWLQCEQEVLDKRLDARVDTMLEQGLVKELLEFHRQYNQERMASGAQPDYTVGIFQSIGFKEFHDYLILPEAERNADRGKELFEKGVEDLKLATRRYARRQLKWIRNRFLREPNRQVPNVYGLDATDPLQWDEKVLGPATSVVESYARGEVPASPRPLPAEPREEARDSSTSRACEACGRVFLGRVQWRDHLASKKHQRALRRLARAGGET